In one Butyrivibrio proteoclasticus B316 genomic region, the following are encoded:
- the serS gene encoding serine--tRNA ligase, with protein MIDIKFLRENPDVVRENIKKKFQDEKLPLVDEVIKLDEQRRTNQQEADEIRAHKNKISKEIGGLMAQGKKDEAMALKDEVAKEAKRLEELEENQKKLDEEVTNKMMIIPQIIDESVPIGKDDSQNVEIEKFGEPVVPDFEIPYHTDIMESFDGIDLDAARRVAGNGFYYLMGDIARLHSAVISYARDFMIDRGFTYCVPPFMIHGNVVAGVMSFPEMEAMMYKIEGEDLYLIGTSEHSMIGKFIDQIIPEEEMPKALTSYSPCFRKEKGAHGIEERGVYRIHQFEKQEMVVICKPEESKAWYDKLWKNTVDLFRSMDIPVRTLECCSGDLADLKCKSCDVEAWSPRQKKYFEVGSCSNLGDAQARRLKIRIKGKDGNYLAHTLNNTVVAPPRMLIAFLENNLQADGSVRIPEVLRPYMGGKEVLVPTKKKA; from the coding sequence ATGATCGACATTAAATTTTTACGTGAGAATCCAGATGTAGTAAGAGAAAACATCAAAAAGAAATTTCAGGATGAGAAGCTTCCTCTTGTAGATGAAGTTATCAAACTGGACGAGCAGAGAAGAACAAACCAGCAGGAAGCTGATGAAATTAGAGCTCACAAGAATAAGATTTCCAAAGAAATCGGTGGACTTATGGCACAGGGCAAAAAAGATGAAGCTATGGCCCTCAAGGATGAAGTAGCCAAGGAAGCAAAGAGACTCGAAGAGCTCGAAGAGAATCAGAAAAAGCTTGATGAAGAAGTAACAAATAAAATGATGATCATCCCTCAGATTATTGATGAGTCAGTACCTATCGGTAAGGATGATTCACAGAATGTGGAAATCGAGAAGTTCGGTGAGCCTGTTGTTCCGGATTTTGAGATTCCTTATCATACAGATATTATGGAAAGCTTTGACGGAATTGATCTTGATGCAGCAAGAAGAGTAGCAGGAAATGGTTTCTACTATCTCATGGGAGATATTGCAAGACTTCATTCTGCAGTTATTTCTTATGCAAGAGACTTCATGATTGATAGAGGCTTTACTTACTGTGTACCACCTTTCATGATCCATGGAAATGTAGTAGCCGGAGTTATGAGTTTCCCTGAGATGGAAGCAATGATGTACAAGATTGAAGGTGAAGATCTTTACCTTATCGGTACAAGTGAGCATTCAATGATCGGTAAATTTATCGACCAGATCATTCCTGAAGAGGAAATGCCTAAGGCTCTTACAAGCTATTCACCATGCTTTAGAAAAGAGAAAGGTGCACATGGTATCGAAGAAAGAGGTGTTTACAGAATTCACCAGTTCGAGAAACAGGAAATGGTAGTTATCTGTAAGCCTGAAGAATCCAAGGCATGGTATGACAAGCTTTGGAAGAATACAGTAGATCTTTTCAGATCAATGGATATTCCTGTACGTACTCTTGAGTGCTGCTCAGGAGATCTTGCAGATCTTAAGTGTAAGTCATGTGATGTTGAAGCTTGGTCACCAAGACAGAAGAAGTATTTTGAAGTTGGTAGCTGCTCTAATCTTGGCGATGCTCAGGCAAGACGTCTTAAGATCAGAATCAAGGGTAAGGATGGAAACTACCTTGCTCATACACTTAACAACACAGTTGTTGCTCCACCAAGAATGCTTATAGCATTCCTTGAGAACAATCTTCAGGCTGATGGAAGCGTACGTATTCCTGAGGTTCTTCGTCCATATATGGGTGGAAAAGAAGTACTTGTTCCAACAAAGAAAAAGGCTTAA
- a CDS encoding DUF4446 family protein, giving the protein MNSSILSAIGLGNFDPAIIFIVMLVLLIVAFILIIIQWRKISKLERKYSKFMQGKEAESLEDEIVGLFHDNRMIRSENEKNRKDIIDINRRLNNSFQKIGLEKYDAFSQGGGKLSFALCMLDEKDNGFLLNSVHNSDGMNYSYSKEITSGVADVELSKDERRALEKALESTKR; this is encoded by the coding sequence ATGAACAGTAGTATACTTAGTGCGATAGGATTAGGAAATTTTGATCCGGCAATTATATTTATAGTAATGCTGGTACTTCTGATTGTAGCGTTTATACTGATAATCATCCAGTGGAGAAAAATTTCCAAGCTTGAGCGTAAATATTCCAAGTTTATGCAGGGCAAGGAAGCAGAATCTCTTGAGGATGAGATCGTAGGTCTTTTCCATGATAACAGAATGATCAGAAGTGAGAATGAGAAAAACAGAAAAGATATCATTGACATAAACAGAAGGTTGAATAACTCGTTCCAGAAAATTGGCCTTGAAAAATATGATGCATTTAGTCAGGGGGGTGGAAAACTTAGTTTTGCCCTGTGTATGCTCGATGAAAAGGATAATGGATTTCTTTTGAATTCAGTTCATAACTCAGATGGAATGAATTATTCATATTCTAAAGAGATTACTTCCGGAGTTGCAGATGTTGAACTTAGCAAAGATGAAAGAAGAGCATTGGAAAAAGCTTTGGAAAGTACAAAAAGATAA
- a CDS encoding ParB/RepB/Spo0J family partition protein: MATKSVKRGLGKGLDSIIPAKVSPAKEVKIEEKHIEGQVEKVNITKVEPNRNQPRKTFDEDKLLELADSIKQFGIINPLIVKDRGDHYEIVGGERRWRAAKKAGLKEVPVIIKDLSEQEIAEVALIDNIQREDINPIEEALAYKKLIDEFGYTQDVVADKVSKSRVTITNSLRLLKLCDKVREMVIEGLLSTGHARALIPVENPDEQYELAQKVFDEKLSVRETEKLVKNLGKTTPKNKKKAQNQESIDAVYGSLSEKCKQALGTKVDISSKGDGVGLIQIEFYNNDDLEKIIERICKEN, translated from the coding sequence ATGGCAACAAAAAGTGTTAAAAGAGGTCTTGGAAAAGGCCTTGATTCAATAATACCTGCAAAGGTAAGTCCTGCTAAAGAAGTAAAGATTGAAGAAAAGCATATAGAGGGACAAGTTGAAAAGGTAAATATTACAAAGGTTGAGCCTAACAGAAATCAGCCAAGAAAAACATTTGATGAAGATAAGCTCTTAGAACTTGCTGATTCAATCAAACAATTTGGAATCATAAATCCTCTTATAGTTAAGGATAGAGGAGACCACTATGAAATAGTAGGTGGTGAGAGAAGATGGAGAGCAGCCAAGAAGGCTGGACTTAAAGAAGTTCCTGTAATAATTAAGGACTTGTCTGAACAGGAAATAGCAGAAGTTGCTCTTATAGATAATATTCAGAGAGAAGACATCAATCCTATTGAAGAGGCACTTGCTTATAAGAAATTGATTGATGAATTTGGATATACACAGGATGTAGTTGCTGACAAAGTATCCAAGAGCAGAGTTACGATTACTAACTCACTCAGACTTTTGAAACTGTGTGACAAAGTAAGAGAGATGGTAATTGAAGGTCTGTTATCAACGGGACATGCCAGAGCACTTATACCGGTAGAAAATCCTGATGAGCAGTATGAGCTTGCGCAGAAAGTTTTTGATGAAAAACTGAGCGTTAGAGAGACAGAGAAGCTTGTTAAGAATCTTGGAAAGACAACACCTAAGAATAAGAAGAAAGCTCAGAACCAAGAGAGTATAGATGCTGTTTATGGAAGTCTGTCAGAGAAATGTAAGCAGGCTCTTGGAACAAAGGTAGATATTTCATCTAAAGGAGATGGAGTTGGCCTTATCCAAATTGAGTTCTATAACAATGATGATCTCGAGAAAATCATTGAGAGAATATGTAAGGAAAATTAA
- a CDS encoding ParA family protein, with protein sequence MGRVIAIANQKGGVGKTTTSINLAAALAEKGKKVLVIDTDPQGNTTSGLGLDKNELDNTIYELMIGECDVKDAIHEEVFDKLDIIPSNVNLAAVEIELIDAEQKEYILRESIKEIKDNYDFIIIDCPPSLSMLTVNAMTTANTVLVPIQCEYYALEGLSQLVHTVNLVKDRLNPELEMEGVVFTMFDSRTNLSLQVVENVKEHIQENVYKTIIPRNIRLAEAPSYGLPINIYEPKSAGAEAYRLLADEVIDREF encoded by the coding sequence ATGGGTAGAGTAATAGCAATAGCAAATCAGAAGGGAGGAGTCGGTAAAACAACGACTTCTATTAATTTGGCTGCAGCCCTTGCAGAAAAAGGTAAAAAAGTATTAGTTATAGATACTGACCCGCAGGGTAATACGACAAGTGGACTCGGACTAGATAAAAATGAGCTTGATAATACAATTTATGAATTGATGATCGGCGAATGTGATGTTAAAGATGCAATTCATGAAGAGGTCTTTGATAAATTAGATATTATTCCTTCAAATGTCAATCTGGCTGCTGTAGAAATAGAACTTATAGATGCGGAACAGAAGGAATACATTCTGAGAGAATCAATAAAAGAAATCAAAGATAACTATGACTTTATTATTATAGATTGTCCACCTTCACTTAGTATGTTAACTGTAAATGCTATGACAACAGCTAATACTGTACTGGTCCCAATTCAGTGTGAGTATTATGCTTTGGAAGGACTTAGCCAGTTAGTACATACAGTCAATCTTGTTAAAGACAGACTGAATCCTGAACTTGAAATGGAAGGTGTTGTATTTACAATGTTTGATTCAAGAACAAACCTTTCACTTCAGGTAGTAGAGAATGTTAAGGAACATATTCAGGAAAATGTTTATAAAACAATAATCCCTAGAAATATCAGATTGGCAGAAGCGCCAAGTTATGGACTCCCAATAAACATTTATGAGCCTAAGTCAGCTGGTGCAGAAGCATATAGACTTCTTGCAGATGAAGTTATAGATAGAGAATTCTGA
- the rsmG gene encoding 16S rRNA (guanine(527)-N(7))-methyltransferase RsmG has protein sequence MRNKYSQMLKDLKSFNVELSDKQLEQFDKYYELLIKWNEVMNLTAITDFDDVCKLHFVDSISAVQYFDFSDKEYSLIDIGTGAGFPGIPLKIVFPNLHITLFDSLNKRLKFLDEVIDTLGLNESGSIVTLHGRAEDYSSSKSKDSLRESFDLVVSRAVANMSTLCEYCLPYVKVGGNFIAYKSEKASDELQKAKGAIHLLGGKLISSDEFLLPNTDINRTICIVNKIEPTSKKYPRKAGVPSKEPL, from the coding sequence ATGAGAAATAAATACTCGCAGATGTTAAAAGATTTAAAATCTTTTAACGTGGAACTAAGTGATAAACAGCTTGAACAGTTTGATAAGTATTATGAATTACTTATTAAATGGAATGAAGTAATGAATCTAACTGCTATTACAGATTTTGATGATGTTTGTAAGCTTCATTTTGTTGATAGTATATCTGCTGTACAATATTTTGATTTCTCTGATAAGGAATACTCACTTATTGATATAGGTACCGGAGCAGGCTTTCCAGGTATTCCTCTTAAGATTGTTTTTCCTAATTTACATATTACTCTTTTTGATTCTCTTAATAAGAGACTTAAATTCCTGGATGAAGTTATCGATACTCTTGGACTTAATGAGTCAGGTTCTATTGTAACTCTGCACGGAAGAGCAGAAGATTATTCTTCTTCTAAATCAAAAGATTCTCTTAGGGAGTCTTTTGATCTTGTAGTATCAAGAGCTGTTGCTAATATGTCTACTCTTTGTGAATACTGTTTACCATATGTTAAGGTTGGTGGTAACTTCATAGCTTATAAAAGTGAAAAAGCTTCTGATGAATTACAGAAAGCAAAAGGAGCAATTCATTTGTTAGGTGGAAAGCTTATTAGCTCTGATGAATTTCTTCTTCCTAATACTGATATCAATAGAACTATTTGTATTGTTAATAAGATTGAACCTACTTCAAAAAAGTATCCTCGTAAAGCAGGTGTTCCTTCTAAAGAACCACTTTAA
- the mnmG gene encoding tRNA uridine-5-carboxymethylaminomethyl(34) synthesis enzyme MnmG: protein MMDIREKYDVAVIGAGHAGCEAALACARLGLETIIFTMSADNIAFMPCNPHIGGSSKGHLVREIDALGGQMGKVIDKTFLQSKMLNTSKGPAVHSLRCQADKMEYSKEMKRVLEAQEHLSIKQAEVSEILMEDYQVDNEEAEYTKKIVGVKIFSGIVYDVKAVILCTGTYLKSRCLTGEAITYSGPNGLLPSNLLSQSLIDAGIELRRFKTGTPARMDGNTIDYSKMSEQFGDSPVVPFSFDTDPDEVQRPQVSCWLTYTNEKTHEIIRNNIDRSPIYAGIIEGIGPRYCPSIEDKVVKFPDHERHQVFVEPEGTYTNEVYIDGMSSSLPEDVQIAMYRTVPGLENCKIVKSAYAIEYDCLCPGQLMPSLEIKNIHGLFSAGQFNGSSGYEEAAAQGLYAGINAAMQIKNKPYLTIDRSEGYIGVLVDDLVTKENLEPYRMMTSRAEYRLLLRQDNADIRLRKKGYEVGLISEDKYNRLTDKIDKIAKEVERLKNTTVGANATIQKFMEDNGSSPLKTATSLAELICRPEFSYETLAPIDKERPVLSKEVIEQVEITIRYEGYINRQERQVEQFKKLEKKLIPADIDYSDVSSLRLEARQKLEKFRPTNIGQASRIGGVNPADVSVLLIYLDSIYRGKNDEK from the coding sequence ATGATGGATATTAGAGAAAAATATGATGTTGCTGTAATTGGTGCTGGTCACGCCGGATGTGAAGCTGCACTTGCGTGTGCCAGACTTGGACTAGAAACAATTATTTTTACAATGAGTGCTGATAATATAGCATTCATGCCATGTAATCCACATATTGGTGGATCTTCCAAGGGTCATCTTGTTCGTGAGATTGATGCTCTTGGTGGACAGATGGGTAAAGTTATTGATAAAACTTTTCTGCAATCAAAGATGCTTAACACTTCTAAAGGACCTGCTGTCCATTCTCTCAGATGTCAGGCTGATAAGATGGAATATTCCAAGGAGATGAAAAGAGTTCTTGAAGCTCAGGAACATTTATCTATCAAGCAGGCTGAAGTTTCTGAAATACTAATGGAAGATTATCAGGTTGATAATGAAGAAGCAGAGTACACCAAAAAAATAGTCGGAGTTAAGATTTTTTCCGGGATTGTTTATGATGTAAAAGCTGTGATTCTTTGTACAGGCACTTATCTAAAAAGCAGGTGTCTTACAGGAGAAGCAATTACTTATAGTGGCCCTAATGGACTACTTCCATCTAATCTATTGTCTCAATCTCTTATCGATGCCGGTATAGAACTTCGCAGATTCAAGACCGGAACACCAGCAAGAATGGATGGTAATACAATTGATTATTCCAAGATGTCAGAGCAATTTGGTGATTCTCCTGTTGTTCCATTTTCTTTTGATACAGATCCTGATGAGGTTCAAAGGCCGCAGGTGTCATGCTGGTTGACTTATACAAATGAAAAAACACATGAAATAATACGTAATAACATTGATAGGTCGCCAATTTATGCCGGAATTATTGAAGGTATTGGTCCCAGGTATTGTCCTTCCATAGAGGATAAAGTTGTTAAGTTCCCTGACCATGAGAGACATCAGGTATTTGTAGAACCTGAGGGAACATATACAAACGAAGTTTATATTGATGGCATGTCATCTTCACTTCCGGAGGATGTTCAGATTGCAATGTATAGAACAGTTCCGGGTCTTGAGAATTGTAAAATTGTAAAAAGTGCTTATGCTATCGAATATGATTGCTTATGTCCTGGACAATTGATGCCTTCTTTGGAAATTAAAAATATTCATGGACTATTTAGCGCTGGTCAGTTTAATGGAAGTAGCGGTTACGAAGAAGCTGCTGCTCAGGGATTATATGCCGGAATTAATGCAGCAATGCAGATTAAGAACAAACCATATCTGACTATTGATCGCTCGGAAGGATATATTGGTGTTCTTGTAGACGATCTTGTTACTAAAGAAAACCTTGAGCCATACAGAATGATGACATCAAGAGCTGAGTATAGACTTTTACTCAGACAGGATAATGCAGATATAAGACTTCGGAAAAAAGGTTATGAAGTTGGTCTTATCAGTGAAGATAAATATAACAGGCTTACAGATAAGATAGATAAAATTGCTAAGGAAGTAGAACGCCTTAAGAATACTACTGTTGGTGCTAATGCTACTATTCAGAAATTTATGGAAGATAATGGTAGTTCTCCACTTAAAACAGCGACATCTCTTGCAGAACTAATTTGCAGACCTGAGTTTTCATATGAAACATTAGCCCCTATTGATAAAGAAAGACCTGTTTTATCTAAGGAAGTTATTGAACAAGTTGAGATAACTATCAGATATGAAGGTTATATTAATAGACAGGAAAGACAGGTTGAACAATTTAAGAAGCTTGAAAAGAAACTGATTCCTGCTGATATTGATTATAGTGATGTTTCAAGTTTACGACTTGAGGCAAGACAGAAACTTGAGAAGTTTAGACCTACTAATATAGGACAGGCTTCCAGAATTGGAGGAGTTAATCCTGCTGATGTTTCTGTTTTGTTGATTTACCTTGATTCTATTTATAGAGGAAAAAATGATGAGAAATAA
- the mnmE gene encoding tRNA uridine-5-carboxymethylaminomethyl(34) synthesis GTPase MnmE, which produces MSNYLNNFNGDTICAIATAMSDAGIGIIRVSGPMALEICDKIYVSAAKEHNLLKHKANTITYGYIVDNSLPEENQIIDEVMISFMKAPHSYTREDVIEINSHGGMLIMNQILQLLLKNGCRIAEPGEFTKRAFLNGRIDLTKAEAIMDVISAQNNFALEASRNQLQGKIYKKIKSLREKIIYQMAFIESALDDPENYDLTGFSDKLDIIISDIMSEIGHMIDTADEGKIRKDGIKTVIVGKPNAGKSSLLNTLTGDERAIVTDIAGTTRDIIEETVRLGDIVLHLIDTAGIRNTEDVIEKIGVDKAKSMIQEAELVLYILDSTAEIDDEDNDIIDLCKNKKTIVLLNKDDLSDEIKITDDIVRMRFSDTSNYNLPIIKTSMLKGNGIDDLKKAVSDLFLNGEIVPKQELYITNLRHKALLQDSFDSLQLVRNSIEQGLSEDFYTVDLNDAYASLGEIIGEEVGDDLVEEIFSKFCMGK; this is translated from the coding sequence TGTCGAATTATTTGAATAACTTTAATGGTGATACAATCTGTGCTATAGCGACTGCAATGAGTGATGCGGGAATTGGCATTATCAGAGTTAGTGGTCCTATGGCTCTTGAAATATGTGATAAGATTTATGTTTCTGCAGCTAAAGAACACAATCTTTTAAAGCATAAAGCCAATACCATTACATATGGATATATTGTGGATAACTCTCTTCCGGAAGAAAATCAGATTATTGATGAAGTAATGATTTCTTTTATGAAAGCACCTCATAGTTATACCAGGGAGGATGTTATAGAGATTAATTCTCATGGTGGAATGTTGATCATGAATCAGATTCTGCAACTTCTATTAAAAAACGGATGTCGAATTGCTGAACCTGGAGAGTTCACAAAAAGAGCTTTTTTAAATGGTAGAATTGATCTCACAAAAGCTGAAGCTATTATGGATGTAATAAGTGCTCAGAATAATTTTGCACTTGAGGCATCAAGAAATCAGCTTCAGGGAAAAATTTATAAAAAGATAAAATCCCTTAGAGAGAAGATTATTTATCAGATGGCTTTTATAGAATCTGCTCTAGATGATCCTGAAAATTATGACCTCACCGGATTTTCTGATAAATTAGATATTATTATTTCTGATATTATGTCGGAAATTGGACATATGATTGATACTGCTGATGAAGGCAAAATTAGAAAAGATGGTATTAAAACAGTAATTGTTGGTAAGCCAAATGCCGGTAAATCATCTCTTCTTAATACTCTTACCGGAGATGAGAGAGCTATAGTTACTGATATTGCTGGAACAACCAGAGACATTATTGAAGAAACAGTAAGGCTTGGAGATATCGTTCTGCATCTTATTGATACTGCCGGAATTCGCAATACTGAAGATGTTATCGAAAAAATCGGCGTTGATAAAGCTAAGTCTATGATCCAGGAAGCAGAACTTGTCTTGTATATTCTTGATTCTACAGCAGAAATTGATGATGAAGACAATGATATTATTGACCTTTGCAAGAATAAGAAGACTATAGTTCTTTTAAATAAGGATGATTTAAGTGATGAAATTAAGATAACAGATGATATTGTTCGTATGCGTTTTTCAGATACTTCTAACTATAATTTACCTATTATTAAGACTTCAATGCTCAAAGGAAACGGTATTGATGATCTGAAAAAAGCTGTATCTGATTTATTCTTAAATGGTGAGATTGTTCCTAAACAGGAGCTTTACATAACAAACCTTAGACATAAAGCTCTTTTACAAGATAGTTTCGATAGTTTGCAGCTTGTAAGGAATAGTATTGAGCAAGGTTTGTCTGAAGATTTTTATACTGTGGATTTAAATGATGCCTATGCAAGTTTAGGCGAAATAATAGGTGAAGAGGTTGGGGATGATCTTGTTGAAGAAATCTTCTCCAAGTTCTGTATGGGTAAGTGA